A genomic region of Vitis vinifera cultivar Pinot Noir 40024 chromosome 7, ASM3070453v1 contains the following coding sequences:
- the LOC100242414 gene encoding amino acid permease 3 isoform X1 has protein sequence MQMGENAATKNHHHHHQVFDISIDVLPHQNTSKCFDDDGRLKRTGTVWTASAHIITAVIGSGVLSLAWAIAQLGWIAGPAVMFLFSFVIYYTSSLLADCYRSGDRVSGKRNYTYMDAVRSNLGGVKVKVCGLIQYLNIFGVAIGYTIAASISMMAVKRSNCFHESGRKNPCHISSYPYMIMFGIAEIAFSQIPDFDQIWWLSIVAAVMSFTYSSIGLALGVAKVVAAGGFKGSLTGISIGTVTQTQKIWRSFQALGDIAFAYSYSIILIEIQDTLKSPPSESKTMKKATLVSIAVTTAFYMLCGCMGYAAFGDLAPGNLLTGFGFYNPYWLLDIANVAIVVHLVGAYQVYCQPLFAFTEKWAAQKWPHSDFITKEIKIPIPGCSPFSLNLFRLVWRSAFVVVTTVISMLLPFFNDVVGILGAFGFWPLTVYFPVEMYIVQKKIPKWSTRWICLQMLSVACLIISIAAAAGSIAGVVLDLKVYHPFKTSY, from the exons ATGCAG ATGGGTGAGAATGCTGCCACAAaaaaccaccaccaccaccaccaagtCTTTGATATCTCCATAGATGTGCTTCCTCATCAAAACACCTCCAAATGCTTCGATGACGATGGCCGCCTCAAGCGAACCG GAACTGTTTGGACTGCAAGTGCCCACATAATAACAGCTGTGATTGGTTCTGGAGTCCTTTCGTTAGCATGGGCTATAGCTCAGCTTGGATGGATTGCTGGTCCAGCAGTCATGTTCTTGTTCTCCTTTGTAATTTACTACACTTCATCACTTCTAGCTGACTGCTACCGCTCTGGCGACCGTGTCTCCGGCAAGAGAAACTATACTTATATGGATGCAGTTCGATCCAATCTCG GTGGAGTTAAGGTCAAGGTATGTGGACTGATTCAGTACTTGAATATTTTTGGTGTCGCCATCGGATACACTATTGCAGCTTCTATTAGCATGAT GGCGGTGAAAAGGTCTAATTGTTTCCATGAGAGCGGGCGGAAGAACCCGTGTCACATATCAAGCTACCCTTATATGATCATGTTTGGTATAGCGGAAATTGCATTTTCTCAAATCCCGGACTTTGATCAAATATGGTGGCTCTCAATTGTGGCCGCGGTCATGTCCTTTACTTACTCTTCAATAGGTCTTGCACTTGGAGTTGCCAAAGTTGTAG CTGCTGGAGGTTTCAAGGGTAGTCTCACTGGAATAAGCATTGGAACTGTAACTCAAACCCAAAAGATTTGGAGGAGCTTCCAAGCTTTAGGCGACATAGCTTTTGCATACTCATATTCCATCATCCTCATCGAAATTcag GACACCCTCAAGTCCCCACCATCAGAATCAAAGACAATGAAGAAGGCCACCTTAGTAAGTATTGCGGTCACAACAGCTTTCTACATGCTTTGTGGGTGCATGGGGTATGCAGCTTTTGGGGACCTTGCACCTGGAAACCTTCTAACCGGATTTGGCTTCTACAACCCCTATTGGCTCCTGGATATTGCAAATGTTGCCATAGTAGTCCACCTTGTTGGAGCATATCAAGTCTACTGCCAGCCACTTTTCGCCTTCACTGAGAAATGGGCAGCCCAAAAATGGCCCCACAGCGACTTCATCACCAAGGAAATCAAAATCCCAATCCCGGGTTGTAGCCCTTTTAGCCTAAACCTCTTCAGATTAGTGTGGCGATCGGCTTTTGTGGTTGTAACCACTGTCATATCCATGCTCCTCCCTTTCTTCAACGACGTGGTGGGAATCCTAGGGGCATTCGGCTTTTGGCCTCTAACAGTCTATTTCCCGGTTGAGATGTATATTGTACAGAAGAAGATACCCAAGTGGAGTACCAGATGGATTTGCCTCCAGATGCTGAGTGTTGCTTGTCTAATCATTTCAATTGCAGCTGCTGCTGGCTCCATTGCTGGTGTAGTGCTTGATCTCAAGGTTTACCACCCATTCAAAACCagctactaa
- the LOC100242414 gene encoding amino acid permease 3 isoform X2 has protein sequence MGENAATKNHHHHHQVFDISIDVLPHQNTSKCFDDDGRLKRTGTVWTASAHIITAVIGSGVLSLAWAIAQLGWIAGPAVMFLFSFVIYYTSSLLADCYRSGDRVSGKRNYTYMDAVRSNLGGVKVKVCGLIQYLNIFGVAIGYTIAASISMMAVKRSNCFHESGRKNPCHISSYPYMIMFGIAEIAFSQIPDFDQIWWLSIVAAVMSFTYSSIGLALGVAKVVAAGGFKGSLTGISIGTVTQTQKIWRSFQALGDIAFAYSYSIILIEIQDTLKSPPSESKTMKKATLVSIAVTTAFYMLCGCMGYAAFGDLAPGNLLTGFGFYNPYWLLDIANVAIVVHLVGAYQVYCQPLFAFTEKWAAQKWPHSDFITKEIKIPIPGCSPFSLNLFRLVWRSAFVVVTTVISMLLPFFNDVVGILGAFGFWPLTVYFPVEMYIVQKKIPKWSTRWICLQMLSVACLIISIAAAAGSIAGVVLDLKVYHPFKTSY, from the exons ATGGGTGAGAATGCTGCCACAAaaaaccaccaccaccaccaccaagtCTTTGATATCTCCATAGATGTGCTTCCTCATCAAAACACCTCCAAATGCTTCGATGACGATGGCCGCCTCAAGCGAACCG GAACTGTTTGGACTGCAAGTGCCCACATAATAACAGCTGTGATTGGTTCTGGAGTCCTTTCGTTAGCATGGGCTATAGCTCAGCTTGGATGGATTGCTGGTCCAGCAGTCATGTTCTTGTTCTCCTTTGTAATTTACTACACTTCATCACTTCTAGCTGACTGCTACCGCTCTGGCGACCGTGTCTCCGGCAAGAGAAACTATACTTATATGGATGCAGTTCGATCCAATCTCG GTGGAGTTAAGGTCAAGGTATGTGGACTGATTCAGTACTTGAATATTTTTGGTGTCGCCATCGGATACACTATTGCAGCTTCTATTAGCATGAT GGCGGTGAAAAGGTCTAATTGTTTCCATGAGAGCGGGCGGAAGAACCCGTGTCACATATCAAGCTACCCTTATATGATCATGTTTGGTATAGCGGAAATTGCATTTTCTCAAATCCCGGACTTTGATCAAATATGGTGGCTCTCAATTGTGGCCGCGGTCATGTCCTTTACTTACTCTTCAATAGGTCTTGCACTTGGAGTTGCCAAAGTTGTAG CTGCTGGAGGTTTCAAGGGTAGTCTCACTGGAATAAGCATTGGAACTGTAACTCAAACCCAAAAGATTTGGAGGAGCTTCCAAGCTTTAGGCGACATAGCTTTTGCATACTCATATTCCATCATCCTCATCGAAATTcag GACACCCTCAAGTCCCCACCATCAGAATCAAAGACAATGAAGAAGGCCACCTTAGTAAGTATTGCGGTCACAACAGCTTTCTACATGCTTTGTGGGTGCATGGGGTATGCAGCTTTTGGGGACCTTGCACCTGGAAACCTTCTAACCGGATTTGGCTTCTACAACCCCTATTGGCTCCTGGATATTGCAAATGTTGCCATAGTAGTCCACCTTGTTGGAGCATATCAAGTCTACTGCCAGCCACTTTTCGCCTTCACTGAGAAATGGGCAGCCCAAAAATGGCCCCACAGCGACTTCATCACCAAGGAAATCAAAATCCCAATCCCGGGTTGTAGCCCTTTTAGCCTAAACCTCTTCAGATTAGTGTGGCGATCGGCTTTTGTGGTTGTAACCACTGTCATATCCATGCTCCTCCCTTTCTTCAACGACGTGGTGGGAATCCTAGGGGCATTCGGCTTTTGGCCTCTAACAGTCTATTTCCCGGTTGAGATGTATATTGTACAGAAGAAGATACCCAAGTGGAGTACCAGATGGATTTGCCTCCAGATGCTGAGTGTTGCTTGTCTAATCATTTCAATTGCAGCTGCTGCTGGCTCCATTGCTGGTGTAGTGCTTGATCTCAAGGTTTACCACCCATTCAAAACCagctactaa
- the LOC100247356 gene encoding anaphase-promoting complex subunit 8, with amino-acid sequence MSSKESCRNELRTAICQLSDRCLYSAAKWAAEQLVGIEQDPAKFTPSHTRFQLGSSSIRRRFRTNEIASTPTAGVSSVSTPMLEEDEAIDGDFYLLAKSYFDCREYRRAAHVLRDQTRKKAVFLRCYALYLAGEKRKEEEMIELEGPLGKSDAVNHELVYLERELSMLRKNGTVDPFGLYLYGLVLNKKGSENLARTVLVESVNSYPWNWNAWTELQSLCTTIDILNSLNLNYHWMKDFFLANAYQELRMHNESLGKYEYLQGTFSFSNYIQAQIAKAQYSLREFEQVEVIFEELLRNDPYRVEDMDMYSNVLYAKECFSTLSYLAHRVFLTDKYRPESCFIIGNYYSLKGQHEKSVVYFRRALKLNKNYLSAWTLMGHEYVEMKNTPAAVDAYRRAVDINPCDYRAWYGLGQAYEMMGMPYYALHYFRKSVFLQPNDSRLWIAMGQCYETDQLQMLEDAIKCYKRAANCNDTEAIALHQIAKLSKDLKRSEEAAFYYKKDLERMEAEEREGPNLVEALLFLATYYKSQKRFEEAEIYCTRLLDYTGPEKETAKSLLRGMRKAQSGFSSIDIEHLPP; translated from the exons ATGAGTTCAAAAGAGAGTTGCAGAAACGAGCTCCGAACTGCAATTTGTCAACTCAGCGACCGTTGCCTCTACTCTGCTGCCAAATG GGCAGCAGAGCAGTTGGTGGGGATCGAGCAGGATCCGGCCAAATTCACACCGTCGCACACCAGATTCCAGCTAGGTAGTTCCAGCATTCGCCGGAGATTTCGCACTAATGAGATTGCTTCCACACCAACCGCCGGCGTATCTTCCGTATCTACACCAATGCTGGAGGAGGACGAAGCCATAGATGGTGATTTCTACCTTTTAGCTAAGTCGTACTTTGATTGCCGGGAGTATCGTAGGGCTGCTCATGTGCTTCGTGATCAGACTCGAAAGAAAGCCGTGTTCTTACGATGTTATGCTCTTTATCTG GCTGGAGAGAAGCgcaaagaagaagagatgataGAACTTGAGGGACCTTTGGGTAAGAGTGATGCTGTGAACCATGAACTGGTTTATCTTGAGAGGGAGTTGTCAATGCTCCGCAAAAATGGCACTGTTGATCCCTTTGGACTGTATTTATATGGACTTGTGCTCAACAAGAAAGGCAGCGAAAATCTTGCCCGTACAGTACTGGTGGAGTCAGTGAATAGCTACCCCTGGAACTGGAATGCTTGGACGGAGCTGCAGTCCTTATGCACTACAATTGACATTTTGAATAGCCTTAATCTCAATTATCATTGGATGAAAGACTTCTTCCTTGCCAATGCTTACCAAGAACTCAGGATGCACAATGAATCCTTgggaaaatatgaatatttacaAGGCACTTTTAGTTTCAGTAACTACATTCAAGCTCAGATTGCAAAAGCCCAGTACAGTCTGAGGGAATTTGAACAAGTAGAAGTAATATTTGAAGAGCTTTTAAGGAATGATCCTTATCGAGTTGAAGACATGGATATGTATTCCAATGTGCTATACGCAAAGGAGTGTTTCTCCACTTTAAGTTACCTTGCTCACAGGGTATTCTTGACTGATAAATACAGACCTGAGTCTTGTTTCATTATTGGGAACTATTACAGTTTGAAGGGGCAGCATGAGAAGTCAGTTGTGTATTTTAGGAGGGCACTCAAATTGAACAAAAATTACTTATCTGCTTGGACACTCATGGGTCATGAGTATGTTGAGATGAAGAACACTCCAGCTGCTGTTGATGCCTATCGAAGGGCTGTAGATATAAATCCGTGTGATTATCGAGCCTGGTATGGGTTGGGACAAGCATATGAGATGATGGGCATGCCCTATTATGCTCTTCATTACTTTCGAAAATCAGTTTTCCTGCAGCCAAATGATTCTCGGTTATGGATTGCCATGGGTCAGTGCTATGAAACCGACCAGCTTCAAATGCTTGAGGATGCCATCAAGTGTTACAAAAGGGCAGCAAATTGTAATGACACTGAGGCAATAGCTCTGCACCAGATAGCAAAGCTAAGTAAGGATCTGAAGCGTTCTGAAGAAGCTGCATTTTACTACAAAAAAGATTTGGAGAGGATGGAAGCTGAAGAGAGGGAAGGGCCAAATTTGGTTGAAGCTCTGCTTTTTCTTGCTACTTACTACAAATCCCAGAAGAGATTTGAAGAAGCAGAGATCTATTGCACCCGTCTTCTTGATTACACTGGCCCA GAGAAGGAAACTGCAAAGAGTTTACTCCGGGGAATGAGAAAAGCACAATCTGGTTTCTCTTCTATTGATATTGAGCATTTGCCCCCCTGA
- the LOC100264698 gene encoding protein trichome birefringence-like 14 — MKGGNIHRLWGRNFSLTLLALICMTFFLWALEKSPLSKLSSEDQFVISPSDITVDASDDPFESMNPKENSEEEYSRPLMREEKIGETVEGFDAALMNYTSRFDFRKDNSRVWKSPYEKKVCNYAKGRWVADSRHPLYSGLGCKQWLSEMWSCRLTQRQDFSYEGYRWQPDNCEMPEFKGAAFLRKMQDKTIAFIGDSLGRQQFQSLMCMVTGGEENLDVEDVGEEYGLVRTAGHYRPDGWAYRFPSTNSTILYYWSATLCDLEPLNVSDANTPVAMHLDRPPAFLSLFLPRFDVVVLNTGHHWNRGKLRANRWEMFVNGRPNEDRKIADMGNAKDFAIRSTARWLDSQLALQPRLKAFFRTISPRHFQNGEWNTGGSCDSITPLTGGSEVGEEESRDPVIANAVKGTKIKLLDITAISQLRDEAHISRYSIKATEGVWDCLHWCLPGIPDTWNELLVAQI; from the exons ATGAAAGGAGGAAACATCCATAGATTGTGGGGGAGAAACTTCTCTCTTACCCTGCTTGCTCTAATTTGTATGACCTTTTTTCTTTGGGCCTTGGAGAAAAGTCCACTTTCAAAATTATCTTCCGAAGATCAGTTTGTGATTTCTCCTTCAG ACATTACTGTGGATGCTTCTGATGATCCGTTCGAGTCTATGAACCCAAAGGAGAATTCTGAAGAAGAATACTCACGTCCACTcatgagagaagaaaaaattggagaaaCAGTAGAAGGTTTTGATGCGGCATTGATGAATTATACAAGTAGGTTTGATTTCAGGAAGGATAACAGTAGGGTTTGGAAATCCCCTTATGAGAAGAAAG TCTGTAATTATGCCAAGGGTAGATGGGTTGCGGACAGCAGGCACCCATTGTATTCTGGGCTCGGGTGTAAGCAGTGGTTATCAGAAATGTGGTCATGTAGACTGACCCAGCGCCAAGATTTTTCTTATGAGGGATATCGTTGGCAGCCAGACAATTGTGAAATGCCCGAGTTTAAAGGGGCAGCCTTCTTGAGAAA AATGCAGGACAAAACAATAGCATTCATAGGAGATTCCTTGGGCAGGCAGCAATTTCAATCTCTAATGTGCATGGTAACAGGCGGTGAAGAGAATTTAGATGTTGAAGATGTGGGAGAGGAATATGGTCTTGTCAGAACTGCTGGGCATTATCGTCCTGATGGGTGGGCTTATAGGTTCCCAAGCACCAACAGCACCATTTTATACTACTGGTCAGCAACTTTGTGTGATTTAGAGCCGCTTAATGTCTCGGACGCAAACACCCCAGTCGCAATGCATTTGGACCGTCCACCAGCTTTCTTGAGCTTATTTCTCCCCCGCTTTGATGTTGTCGTTCTCAATACAGGACACCATTGGAACAGGGGGAAGCTTAGAGCAAACCGTTGGGAGATGTTTGTAAATGGAAGACCCAATGAAGATAGGAAGATTGCAGACATGGGTAATGCAAAGGATTTTGCAATTCGTAGCACTGCCAGATGGCTGGATTCACAACTTGCATTGCAACCCAGGCTTAAAGCTTTCTTCAGGACTATCTCCCCAAGGCATTTCCAAAATGGGGAGTGGAACACTGGAGGAAGCTGTGATAGTATCACACCATTAACAGGAGGGAGTGAAGTTGGGGAAGAAGAATCAAGGGATCCTGTAATTGCCAACGCTGTAAAGGGTACTAAGATAAAGCTTCTGGATATTACAGCCATTTCTCAACTGAGAGATGAGGCTCATATCTCCCGGTACAGTATCAAAGCAACAGAGGGAGTGTGGGACTGCTTGCATTGGTGCCTGCCCGGTATTCCCGATACCTGGAATGAACTCCTCGTTGCACAAATATAA